One genomic region from Gossypium hirsutum isolate 1008001.06 chromosome D13, Gossypium_hirsutum_v2.1, whole genome shotgun sequence encodes:
- the LOC121225667 gene encoding protein SRC2 homolog isoform X2, with protein sequence MSISGIQGHLLQVTVVGCTNLKNTEWISRQDPYVCLEYGSTQHRTSTCTDGGKMPIFQEKFTFSLIEGLREINVVVWNSNTVTYDDFIGIGKVQLQRVLSYGYDDNPWPLQTKTGRYAGEARLIMRYEKAQNPVIPFAPSAPPYATSPYQFPPYSTLPQSYPTPSPYPAYPSYPSSMYPPLSTYPPPSAYPPPPLPSAYPPASPYYPPGPGFYPPPPY encoded by the exons ATGTCGATTTCGGGTATTCAAGGCCATCTTCTACAGGTCACTG TTGTCGGATGTACCAATTTGAAAAATACTGAATGGATTTCAAGACAAGATCCCTACGTGTGCCTTGAATATGGTAGCACCCAACACCGTACTAGTACCTGTACAG ATGGTGGCAAAATGCCAATATTCCAAGAGAAGTTTACCTTCTCGTTGATTGAAGGGCTGAGAGAGATAAATGTGGTGGTCTGGAACAGCAATACTGTAACGTACGATGATTTTATTGGCATTGGAAA GGTTCAATTGCAGAGGGTTCTTTCTTATGGCTATGATGATAATCCTTGGCCCCTTCAGACTAAAACTGGCAG ATATGCTGGAGAAGCGCGGCTCATAATGCGTTACGAAAAAGCCCAA AACCCGGTCATACCATTTGCTCCATCAGCGCCACCCTACGCAACCAGTCCTTATCAATTCCCTCCATACTCAACCCTTCCACAATCATATCCAACTCCATCACCATATCCCGCATATCCTTCATACCCGTCATCCATGTATCCTCCACTATCCACATATCCTCCACCTTCTGCATACCCTCCACCTCCCTTACCTTCAGCGTATCCACCAGCCTCACCCTATTATCCCCCAG GTCCAGGCTTTTATCCGCCACCGCCGTACTAA
- the LOC121225667 gene encoding protein SRC2 homolog isoform X1: MSISGIQGHLLQVTVVGCTNLKNTEWISRQDPYVCLEYGSTQHRTSTCTDGGKMPIFQEKFTFSLIEGLREINVVVWNSNTVTYDDFIGIGKVQLQRVLSYGYDDNPWPLQTKTGRYAGEARLIMRYEKAQNPVIPFAPSAPPYATSPYQFPPYSTLPQSYPTPSPYPAYPSYPSSMYPPLSTYPPPSAYPPPPLPSAYPPASPYYPPAGPGFYPPPPY, translated from the exons ATGTCGATTTCGGGTATTCAAGGCCATCTTCTACAGGTCACTG TTGTCGGATGTACCAATTTGAAAAATACTGAATGGATTTCAAGACAAGATCCCTACGTGTGCCTTGAATATGGTAGCACCCAACACCGTACTAGTACCTGTACAG ATGGTGGCAAAATGCCAATATTCCAAGAGAAGTTTACCTTCTCGTTGATTGAAGGGCTGAGAGAGATAAATGTGGTGGTCTGGAACAGCAATACTGTAACGTACGATGATTTTATTGGCATTGGAAA GGTTCAATTGCAGAGGGTTCTTTCTTATGGCTATGATGATAATCCTTGGCCCCTTCAGACTAAAACTGGCAG ATATGCTGGAGAAGCGCGGCTCATAATGCGTTACGAAAAAGCCCAA AACCCGGTCATACCATTTGCTCCATCAGCGCCACCCTACGCAACCAGTCCTTATCAATTCCCTCCATACTCAACCCTTCCACAATCATATCCAACTCCATCACCATATCCCGCATATCCTTCATACCCGTCATCCATGTATCCTCCACTATCCACATATCCTCCACCTTCTGCATACCCTCCACCTCCCTTACCTTCAGCGTATCCACCAGCCTCACCCTATTATCCCCCAG CAGGTCCAGGCTTTTATCCGCCACCGCCGTACTAA